The genomic segment GTGTTTTTCGCCTCTCCAGCGGACAGGCATACCTGCCCGACCATCGCGGCATGCTGGTCACCCAACACGCCGGTGATCGGCACCTCGGCGCCGAGCGGCCCAGCTGCCGACGTGACGCCGTAGGGCTGCGTGGGCGACGACGACGCGATCGACGGCAGCATTGCGCGCGGAATCGAGAAGAACGACAACAGCTCGTCGTCCCAGTCCAGCGTTTCCAGGTCCATCAGCATGGTCCGGCTGGCATTGGTCACGTCGGTGACATGTACCCCGCCTCGCGCACCGCCGGTCAGATTCCACAACACCCAGGTGTCCGCGGTGCCGAACAGAGCGTCACCGTTTTCGGCCGCCGCGCGCACGCCGTCGACGTTGTCGAGGATCCACTGCAGCTTCCCGCCGGAGAAATACGTGGCCGGGGGCAGGCCGGCCTTACGGCGAATCACGTCGCCACGCCCGTCGCGATCCAGTGCCGACGCGATCCGGTCGGTACGGGTGTCCTGCCACACGATCGCGTTGTAATACGGGCGGCCGGTACGCCGATTCCACACCAGAGTCGTCTCGCGTTGGTTTGTAATCCCCAGCGCAGCAATGTCTTTCGTCGAAAACTTAGAGGTGTTCAGCACCGACATCAGTACCGAGGAGGTACGTTCCCAGATCTCGATCGGATTGTGCTCGACCCAGCCGGCCTGCGGCAGGATCTGCTCGTGCTCGAGCTGATGACGCGCGACCTCGGCGCCGTCGTGATCGAAAATCATGCAGCGGGTGCTGGTGGTGCCTTGATCGATAGCTGCGACGAACTCGGCCACCTGTCTCCTTCGTCGTGAACTGCGACACGTTCCTGCCATCGTCCATGATGGTGGATCGGTCCACCAGATCCGCAGCTAACCGACCCGATTCGCGATGCCCGGGTGCGCACGCGGCGGCGCGATCCGCCGCTGAGGAGTCCGGTGGCTCTTGCGTTACCGCCGGTAACCCTGTTCCATCGGCGATGTGGG from the Mycobacterium lentiflavum genome contains:
- the glpK gene encoding glycerol kinase GlpK is translated as MAGTCRSSRRRRQVAEFVAAIDQGTTSTRCMIFDHDGAEVARHQLEHEQILPQAGWVEHNPIEIWERTSSVLMSVLNTSKFSTKDIAALGITNQRETTLVWNRRTGRPYYNAIVWQDTRTDRIASALDRDGRGDVIRRKAGLPPATYFSGGKLQWILDNVDGVRAAAENGDALFGTADTWVLWNLTGGARGGVHVTDVTNASRTMLMDLETLDWDDELLSFFSIPRAMLPSIASSSPTQPYGVTSAAGPLGAEVPITGVLGDQHAAMVGQVCLSAGEAKNTYGTGNFLLLNTGETIVRSDNGLLTTVCYQFGDAKPVYALEGSIAVTGSAVQWLRDQLGIISGAAQSEWLAREVPDNGGVYFVPAFSGLFAPYWRSDARGVIVGLSRYNTNAHLARATLEAICYQSRDVVDAMAADSGVRLEVLKVDGGITGNELCMQIQADVLGVDVVRPVVAETTALGAAYAAGLAVGFWADPSDLRANWQEDKRWTPKWDDASRAEGYAGWRKAVQRTLDWVDVS